From a region of the Latilactobacillus sakei genome:
- a CDS encoding LacI family transcriptional regulator: MQNPKLEDVAALAGVSKTTVSRVLNNRGYLSEKTKQKVFDSMKALHYQPNDVARQLFSKETKMVGLIFPTIANPFFGQMAAQLEMKLFNAGYKVLIGNSMNDPLKEKEYLQKLLANQVDGLIVGTHNQNIAEYNNTNLPIVAIDRVMNDDIPVIASDNYDGGKKAMTLLLKRGARHIVHTDGPTDLQSPALDRRRAYEDMMAANDLPTVIYTVALDSSDTQKKETFRQIFKENKKIDAIFASNDVDASLIIQVATEFQKQVPEDLLVVGYDGTDTVRLFKPELTTIVQPIEEMAAVAVSTLMDRIEGKETPHKIILPVTVHQGTTA; this comes from the coding sequence ATGCAAAATCCCAAACTTGAAGACGTTGCAGCATTAGCAGGCGTTTCTAAAACAACTGTTTCGCGAGTATTAAATAATCGAGGCTATCTAAGTGAAAAAACAAAGCAAAAGGTATTCGATTCAATGAAAGCGTTACATTACCAACCTAATGATGTCGCTCGCCAACTGTTTTCGAAAGAAACGAAAATGGTCGGGTTGATTTTTCCAACCATTGCGAATCCTTTTTTTGGTCAGATGGCGGCGCAGTTAGAAATGAAGCTTTTTAATGCCGGTTATAAAGTATTAATCGGTAATTCAATGAATGACCCCTTAAAAGAAAAGGAATATCTACAGAAATTATTGGCTAATCAAGTAGACGGCTTAATTGTCGGTACGCATAATCAAAATATCGCGGAATACAACAATACCAATTTACCAATTGTGGCAATTGATCGGGTGATGAATGACGATATTCCAGTAATTGCTTCTGATAATTATGATGGTGGTAAAAAGGCGATGACATTACTGCTCAAACGGGGGGCACGCCATATCGTGCATACGGATGGGCCAACTGATTTGCAGTCACCAGCGTTAGATCGCCGGCGTGCTTATGAAGATATGATGGCGGCTAATGATTTACCAACCGTCATCTATACGGTCGCGCTTGATTCATCCGATACACAGAAGAAAGAAACGTTCCGACAGATTTTTAAAGAAAATAAAAAAATCGATGCGATTTTTGCATCAAACGACGTTGATGCTAGTCTGATTATCCAAGTGGCCACCGAATTTCAAAAGCAAGTCCCAGAAGATTTGCTGGTGGTTGGTTACGATGGGACAGATACGGTCCGCCTATTTAAGCCTGAATTGACAACAATCGTTCAGCCGATAGAAGAAATGGCGGCAGTGGCGGTATCAACTTTGATGGATCGAATTGAGGGCAAAGAAACTCCGCATAAAATTATATTACCAGTCACAGTTCATCAAGGGACAACGGCGTAG
- a CDS encoding sucrose-6-phosphate hydrolase, whose translation MTMTKKLNYPEITNDRYRLNYHIMAPSGWINDPNGFVFFKGYYHIFYQYHPESVKWGPMHWGHARSRDLVHWEQLPIALFPGDAEDPDGCFSGSAIEKDGRLYLMYTGQHLKDNDPEQYWETQNLAVSDDGIHFEKYAGNPVIATPPEDNARDFRDPKVWFDGQTYFVVIGSKDQAGLGRVLLYQSKDLIDWDYIGPIATAKSVDEEGYVWECPDFFNMADQDVLIMSPQGIKANGLKYRNFHQTGYLTGHYDEANQKFEHGAFRELDHGHDFYATQTTVAPDGRRILFGWLAMWESIMPEQADGWAGALTFPREITVKGDKVLMTPVREVAQLRETCLLDTTGANSFQAPTKSLEYLGNFTSQQNVGLKVIDASNQVLIDLQYDTQTKTVALQKYNDDQPRITTIEVADQFDIHCLIDTSSIEIFVNNGEACFSERIYSENAIRIETDSISENDTVKIYQLGGMM comes from the coding sequence ATGACGATGACAAAAAAATTAAATTATCCAGAAATAACAAATGATAGATATCGTTTAAATTACCATATTATGGCACCTTCGGGTTGGATTAATGATCCAAATGGGTTCGTTTTTTTTAAAGGCTACTATCATATTTTCTACCAATACCATCCTGAATCAGTTAAATGGGGACCAATGCATTGGGGACACGCTCGTAGTCGTGATTTAGTGCATTGGGAACAATTACCAATTGCGCTTTTCCCTGGGGATGCTGAAGATCCAGATGGTTGCTTTTCAGGTAGTGCGATTGAAAAAGATGGCCGTTTGTACTTGATGTACACCGGTCAACACTTGAAGGATAATGATCCTGAACAGTATTGGGAAACCCAAAACTTAGCGGTCAGTGATGATGGGATTCATTTTGAAAAGTACGCTGGAAATCCAGTGATTGCAACCCCACCAGAGGACAATGCACGCGATTTTCGCGATCCAAAAGTCTGGTTTGATGGGCAAACTTACTTCGTTGTGATTGGCAGTAAAGATCAAGCTGGGCTAGGCCGCGTTTTATTGTATCAATCTAAAGATTTAATCGACTGGGACTATATTGGACCAATTGCAACAGCTAAGTCAGTAGATGAAGAAGGCTATGTCTGGGAATGTCCAGATTTCTTCAATATGGCAGATCAAGATGTATTAATTATGTCGCCACAAGGCATTAAGGCTAACGGTTTGAAATATCGTAACTTCCATCAAACCGGTTATCTAACGGGGCATTATGATGAGGCCAATCAAAAATTTGAACATGGTGCATTTCGAGAACTTGATCATGGGCATGATTTCTATGCCACTCAAACCACAGTGGCGCCAGATGGTCGCCGGATTCTATTCGGTTGGTTGGCAATGTGGGAAAGTATAATGCCAGAACAAGCGGATGGCTGGGCAGGGGCCCTAACATTTCCACGAGAGATAACGGTCAAGGGAGATAAAGTGTTGATGACTCCTGTCAGAGAAGTGGCGCAGTTGCGTGAAACATGCTTGTTAGACACAACGGGTGCTAACAGTTTCCAGGCACCAACCAAAAGCTTAGAGTATTTAGGTAATTTTACTAGCCAGCAGAATGTTGGTTTAAAAGTCATCGATGCCAGCAATCAAGTTTTGATCGACTTACAATATGATACACAGACTAAAACGGTTGCGTTACAAAAGTATAACGACGATCAACCACGGATTACGACTATCGAAGTAGCGGATCAGTTTGATATTCATTGTTTAATCGATACGAGTTCAATTGAGATTTTTGTTAATAACGGGGAAGCTTGCTTCTCAGAACGAATTTATAGTGAGAATGCTATCCGTATTGAAACTGATAGTATTTCAGAAAACGACACTGTTAAAATTTATCAACTTGGAGGAATGATGTAA
- a CDS encoding fructokinase/branched chain amino acid--2-keto-4-methylthiobutyrate aminotransferase, protein MLLGSIEAGGTKFVCAIGNDDYQVKDKIQIPTTTPAETLGKVVDYFKQFEIDALGIATFGPIEVRTTSPKYGYITSTPKPGWKDTDFLGFLKKTIDVPMSWTTDVNGSAYGEFTMATLFNEKINSLVYYTIGTGVGAGAVTNGQLVGGIGHPEMGHVLLKRHPADLDFAGICPFHGDCLEGLVAGPTFEARTGKKGMDVPLTDQTWDIMAYYIAQAAIQTTLTLRPNKIVFGGGVTNPVLLDKVRVQFAELLNGYVQVPPLEQYLTMPSVPNNGSANVGNFALAAKLLVG, encoded by the coding sequence ATGTTATTAGGTAGTATTGAAGCAGGCGGGACTAAATTTGTTTGTGCCATTGGGAATGATGATTATCAAGTGAAGGATAAGATTCAAATTCCAACGACCACCCCAGCCGAAACGTTAGGTAAAGTGGTCGATTATTTCAAGCAGTTTGAAATTGATGCTTTAGGGATTGCGACGTTTGGCCCAATCGAAGTTCGCACGACTTCACCTAAGTATGGGTATATCACTTCAACACCTAAACCAGGCTGGAAAGACACTGATTTCTTAGGTTTTCTCAAAAAAACAATTGATGTGCCAATGTCATGGACCACGGATGTGAATGGTTCAGCTTATGGCGAATTCACAATGGCGACCCTCTTCAACGAAAAAATTAATTCACTTGTTTATTATACAATTGGAACGGGTGTTGGTGCCGGGGCTGTGACGAACGGTCAATTAGTTGGTGGTATCGGTCATCCTGAAATGGGGCACGTTTTATTGAAACGTCATCCGGCAGATTTAGATTTTGCAGGGATCTGTCCGTTCCACGGTGATTGTCTAGAAGGCTTAGTGGCTGGGCCAACTTTTGAAGCCCGGACTGGTAAAAAAGGGATGGATGTACCGTTGACGGATCAAACATGGGATATCATGGCATATTATATAGCTCAAGCGGCAATTCAAACGACACTAACATTGCGCCCTAACAAAATCGTCTTTGGCGGTGGGGTCACGAATCCTGTACTACTTGATAAAGTACGCGTTCAATTTGCTGAATTGTTAAATGGCTATGTTCAAGTGCCACCACTAGAGCAGTATTTAACGATGCCTAGTGTACCCAATAATGGGTCTGCAAATGTCGGCAACTTTGCCCTAGCCGCTAAATTATTAGTCGGTTAA
- a CDS encoding fructotransferase has protein sequence MTEAYYYDVTNWPIGDPFEDVGQVINSMIADIKEKQNHKDLNEGGKPGAVIYLPPADYHLKTQVLIDISFLKIMGAGHGFTSSSIRYNVPEENVPNLHELWPGGSRILVDLKTTLETPEIDGAAFVVKRDGDPRISSVEFNNFCIDGLHFIDDGTGEPNVENTYVNGKTGIYVASAQDSFLISDMGLVYLEHGVTIYNADALTIHNNFIAECGNCIELRGWGQASKVTNNLMGAGFKGYSIYAENFAQLLISSNNIFPRGASTIEFNSVTRSSIVGNILHAFYAGMVIFKANCSENLVSSNHFLHDHEPWIPMQVHDNGLDDLFGLLTIEGDHNSIIGNHFSEILDQENIKPLGAKPVIIRLVKGNHNYVATNNVVATEAHSESGDSAFAAQVDSLLTTEVSAAIDVITVLVEADAVQNTILDSGTEAQVVLDPKVNAFRATPSI, from the coding sequence ATGACAGAAGCTTATTATTACGATGTAACCAATTGGCCGATTGGCGATCCTTTTGAAGATGTTGGTCAAGTGATCAACAGTATGATTGCTGATATTAAGGAAAAACAAAACCATAAAGATCTTAATGAAGGTGGCAAACCAGGTGCAGTGATATATCTCCCACCTGCTGATTATCATTTAAAAACTCAAGTTCTAATTGATATTAGTTTTCTGAAAATTATGGGTGCTGGCCACGGCTTCACCTCTTCAAGTATTCGCTACAATGTGCCCGAAGAAAATGTCCCTAATTTACACGAACTATGGCCGGGTGGCAGTCGTATTTTAGTGGATCTAAAGACGACATTAGAGACACCAGAAATTGATGGGGCCGCCTTCGTTGTTAAACGGGATGGCGATCCCCGGATTAGTTCTGTTGAATTCAATAATTTCTGTATCGATGGGTTACACTTCATTGATGATGGCACTGGCGAACCTAACGTTGAAAATACTTATGTCAATGGCAAGACTGGGATTTATGTGGCAAGTGCACAAGATTCATTCTTGATCTCAGATATGGGGCTGGTTTATCTTGAACACGGCGTGACAATTTATAACGCGGATGCTTTAACCATCCATAATAACTTCATTGCTGAATGTGGCAACTGTATCGAATTGCGTGGTTGGGGTCAAGCTTCTAAAGTAACGAATAACTTGATGGGCGCAGGCTTTAAAGGTTATTCCATCTATGCCGAAAATTTTGCACAACTCTTAATCAGTAGCAATAATATTTTCCCACGAGGCGCAAGTACAATTGAATTTAATAGTGTTACCCGGTCATCAATTGTCGGGAATATCTTACATGCATTTTATGCCGGTATGGTCATTTTTAAAGCCAATTGTTCTGAAAACCTCGTTTCAAGTAATCACTTCTTACATGATCACGAACCTTGGATACCAATGCAGGTTCATGATAATGGCTTAGATGATCTATTCGGTTTATTAACGATTGAAGGCGATCATAATTCAATTATCGGGAACCATTTCTCAGAAATTCTAGACCAAGAAAACATTAAACCATTGGGTGCTAAACCAGTGATTATCCGTTTAGTAAAAGGTAATCATAACTACGTGGCAACCAATAACGTTGTGGCAACTGAAGCCCATTCAGAAAGTGGCGATTCAGCCTTTGCTGCGCAAGTCGATTCACTATTAACAACGGAAGTTTCGGCAGCAATCGATGTAATAACCGTCTTAGTTGAAGCAGACGCTGTTCAAAATACAATTCTAGATTCGGGTACTGAAGCACAGGTTGTGTTAGATCCAAAGGTGAATGCGTTTAGAGCAACACCGTCAATTTAG
- a CDS encoding LysR family transcriptional regulator, producing MDIRVLNYFLTVAQEKTISKAAEVLHLSQPTLSKQLKDLEDELGVQLFTRGNREITLTTDGIYLQKRGREILSLVETTTTNLTHKTVVSGSISIGSGETQAFQLIAVIINDLRQRYPDITVQLFSGSADEVKERIDQGLLEFGLVIDPVEKQRYEYVRLPMSDHWGVLVADDHPLASQSTVDATTLAQYPLLISGQSLVHQQISTWFGVNLDQLDVVGTYTLLYNASLLVKTSNNAALCIDGIINTKDNGLKFIPLNPPLSVNTNIIWKKGQIFSSASQIFKETLTNQTDKKPPR from the coding sequence ATGGACATTCGCGTTTTGAATTATTTTTTAACCGTTGCACAAGAAAAGACTATCAGCAAGGCTGCTGAAGTCCTCCACTTATCACAGCCCACGCTCTCTAAACAACTCAAAGATTTGGAGGACGAATTAGGCGTCCAACTCTTTACCCGTGGTAACCGTGAAATTACGTTGACCACCGACGGGATTTATCTCCAAAAACGGGGCCGCGAAATTCTATCATTAGTAGAAACCACAACCACCAACTTGACCCACAAGACTGTCGTCAGTGGGTCAATCAGTATCGGTTCAGGCGAAACGCAAGCTTTTCAACTAATCGCGGTCATCATCAATGATTTACGCCAACGTTATCCTGACATCACCGTTCAACTCTTTAGCGGTTCAGCCGATGAGGTCAAAGAACGCATTGATCAGGGCTTACTTGAGTTTGGGCTCGTCATCGATCCTGTTGAAAAGCAACGCTACGAATACGTCCGCTTACCCATGTCCGATCACTGGGGCGTGCTCGTTGCCGATGATCATCCCTTGGCAAGTCAATCCACCGTGGATGCAACGACCTTAGCCCAATATCCCCTACTCATTTCAGGCCAATCCCTCGTTCACCAACAAATCAGTACCTGGTTTGGCGTCAATCTCGATCAGCTCGATGTTGTCGGCACTTATACGCTTTTATACAACGCTTCGCTTCTCGTTAAAACCAGTAACAACGCAGCATTGTGCATCGACGGGATTATCAATACCAAGGATAACGGCTTAAAATTCATCCCATTAAATCCACCACTCTCTGTCAATACGAACATCATCTGGAAAAAAGGGCAGATTTTCTCGAGCGCCAGTCAGATTTTTAAAGAAACCCTCACCAATCAGACAGATAAAAAGCCGCCACGCTAA
- a CDS encoding acetyltransferase has product MDYSLQSRITGRPIYHDSELLQEIHLVKGNNERLVMEMNTGYHDAAEVRAYLKCITAQEIDASVTVSLPFYTDYGKHITFGKEIFINNNVLFVDLGGITIDDHVLIGPRASLITVNHLENPADRRGLFVKPVHIKRNAWIGAGATILPGVTVGENAIVAANATVTKDVPDNMIVAGTPAKVMRQIKSEKEF; this is encoded by the coding sequence ATGGATTATTCATTACAATCAAGAATCACGGGGCGACCGATTTATCATGATTCCGAGTTGTTGCAAGAAATTCACTTGGTCAAGGGCAACAACGAGCGGTTGGTGATGGAAATGAACACTGGCTATCACGATGCAGCCGAAGTGCGAGCGTATTTAAAGTGTATTACGGCTCAAGAAATTGATGCGTCAGTGACAGTATCATTACCGTTTTATACGGACTACGGTAAACACATTACCTTTGGTAAAGAGATTTTTATTAATAATAATGTTCTGTTCGTTGATTTAGGTGGGATTACGATTGATGATCACGTGTTGATTGGCCCGCGGGCTTCATTAATTACTGTGAATCATTTGGAAAATCCTGCCGATCGGCGCGGTTTATTCGTTAAACCAGTGCATATCAAAAGGAACGCGTGGATTGGCGCGGGGGCGACAATTCTACCCGGTGTAACAGTCGGTGAAAATGCGATTGTGGCTGCCAACGCCACGGTCACCAAAGATGTGCCAGACAATATGATTGTCGCCGGGACACCGGCAAAAGTCATGCGTCAAATTAAATCAGAAAAGGAGTTTTAA
- a CDS encoding oxidoreductase: protein MSIQNKVVIITGASSGIGAATAKLLASKGAKVVLAARREDRLQALVTEIGENAIYQATDVTDRAQMASLVQLALDHFGRVDVLYNNAGVMPQGNLSERDYDQWQKMLDINIMGVLNGIGAVLPTMQAQQDGLIISTDSVAGHVVYPASAVYNGTKYAVRAIMEGLRQEEKDNGIRSTIVSPGAVKTELVNTIGNTAVFEGVKQLMDAPEESALALNPEDIANAVLYAIDQPKHVVVSEVLIRPAKQQV from the coding sequence ATGTCAATTCAAAATAAAGTCGTCATCATTACAGGTGCTTCATCAGGGATTGGGGCAGCAACTGCCAAATTATTAGCAAGCAAAGGGGCCAAGGTTGTTTTGGCCGCTCGTCGCGAGGATCGTTTGCAAGCTTTAGTAACCGAAATCGGTGAAAATGCAATTTATCAAGCTACTGATGTGACTGATCGGGCGCAAATGGCGAGCTTAGTCCAATTAGCGCTTGATCATTTTGGTCGCGTAGATGTTTTATATAACAATGCCGGCGTGATGCCCCAAGGTAATTTGAGTGAACGCGATTACGATCAATGGCAAAAGATGCTCGACATCAATATCATGGGTGTTTTAAATGGAATCGGGGCGGTCTTACCAACGATGCAAGCCCAACAAGATGGTTTGATTATCTCAACGGATTCAGTTGCCGGTCACGTGGTTTACCCAGCTTCTGCCGTTTACAACGGGACAAAATATGCAGTACGCGCTATTATGGAAGGCTTGCGCCAAGAAGAAAAAGATAACGGGATTCGCTCAACGATTGTTTCACCAGGTGCTGTTAAAACAGAACTGGTCAATACAATTGGCAATACCGCTGTTTTCGAAGGCGTTAAGCAATTAATGGATGCACCTGAAGAATCAGCATTAGCGCTCAATCCAGAAGACATCGCCAACGCTGTTTTATATGCGATTGACCAACCCAAACACGTGGTGGTCAGTGAAGTCTTGATTCGTCCAGCTAAACAACAAGTTTAA
- a CDS encoding peptidase, which yields MAELMRFYQSFQPEHYQVFLDINRAQKRFSGRTTITGTAKEAVVLIHQNGLVIETVSVAGQSVPFTVDNDANALKVEVGQPGEVTLVISYTATLTDSMMGIYPSYYEVDGVKKELIGTQFETNFARQAFPCVDEPEAKATFDLAIKFDEHEGETILSNMPEKEVIDGVHHFETTVRMSTYLVAFAFGELQGAQTQTKSGVQVGVFATKAHQANELDFALDIAKRSIEFFEDFYQTPYPLPHSWQLALPDFSAGAMENWGLVTYREAYLLLDPDNTALTTKHRVATVIAHELAHQWFGDLVTMQWWDDLWLNESFANMMEYVAIDALEPDWHILESFQTSEAPAALQRDATDGVQSVHVQVKNPAEIDALFDSAIVYAKGARMLVMVRALIGDAALRAGLKAYFAAHQFGNATGADLWAALGKAANLDVGAIMNSWLEQPGYPVVTAKVVDGQLTLNQQQFFIGEGQEVGRQWQIPLKSNYAAAPLLMTDRELVLGDYAQLRAANGQPFRLNVGNESHFIVNYDQTLFDDILKDSAEMTPIAQLQLLQDLRLLAEGRQINYADVVPVLAPFAKSDSNVVAEALYTVAGNLKKFVTAGETSEQHLRAFFDQLSSAQVARLGWTIQPTDTNDDQLMRPTVLSAALYAKNQAAIDAAHTLFQANQDQLATLPAAIRVLVLMNEVQNFGNAALYSQLLKAYRQTSDASYKNDLSAALTRTTDPELITTLISKFEDAGTIKPQDLRAWFRGLLANDASQQATWDWIRNDWQWLEETVGGDMEFTTYITSIAAVFKTPERLAEFKAFFEPKLDTPGLTREITMDMKVIESRVALIESEKEKVNAAIAQQI from the coding sequence ATGGCAGAATTGATGCGATTTTATCAAAGTTTTCAACCAGAACATTATCAAGTTTTCTTAGATATTAACCGAGCTCAAAAACGATTTAGTGGTCGGACAACGATTACGGGGACGGCCAAGGAAGCGGTAGTCTTAATTCATCAAAATGGTTTGGTGATTGAAACGGTAAGTGTTGCGGGGCAGAGCGTACCGTTTACAGTTGATAATGATGCGAATGCCTTAAAGGTTGAAGTAGGTCAACCTGGTGAAGTGACACTGGTCATTTCATACACGGCCACTTTAACGGATTCGATGATGGGCATTTATCCTTCTTATTATGAAGTAGACGGGGTCAAGAAAGAGTTGATTGGGACCCAATTTGAAACCAACTTTGCGCGCCAAGCCTTTCCATGTGTTGATGAACCAGAAGCCAAAGCTACTTTTGATTTAGCGATTAAATTTGACGAACACGAAGGCGAAACGATTCTCAGCAACATGCCTGAAAAAGAAGTCATCGATGGCGTTCATCATTTTGAAACGACAGTTCGCATGTCAACGTACCTTGTAGCGTTTGCTTTTGGTGAACTCCAAGGGGCTCAAACGCAGACGAAGAGTGGCGTGCAAGTGGGTGTTTTTGCAACTAAGGCTCATCAAGCTAATGAACTCGACTTTGCATTGGATATTGCCAAACGCTCAATCGAATTCTTCGAAGATTTCTACCAAACGCCATATCCACTCCCACATTCATGGCAGTTGGCCTTACCTGACTTTTCAGCCGGTGCGATGGAAAACTGGGGCTTAGTCACTTATCGAGAAGCATACTTACTGCTCGATCCAGATAATACGGCGCTCACGACGAAACATCGTGTAGCGACCGTCATTGCTCACGAATTGGCGCACCAATGGTTCGGCGATTTAGTGACAATGCAATGGTGGGACGATCTTTGGTTAAACGAAAGTTTTGCTAATATGATGGAATACGTCGCCATCGACGCACTTGAACCTGATTGGCATATTTTGGAAAGTTTCCAAACCTCAGAAGCACCAGCTGCCCTACAACGGGATGCGACTGACGGTGTTCAATCAGTCCATGTCCAAGTTAAGAATCCAGCTGAAATCGATGCGTTATTCGATAGTGCCATTGTTTACGCTAAAGGGGCACGGATGCTCGTAATGGTTCGCGCTTTAATTGGTGACGCTGCATTACGCGCTGGTTTGAAAGCTTACTTTGCAGCCCATCAATTCGGAAATGCAACGGGCGCTGATTTATGGGCTGCCCTTGGTAAAGCGGCTAACTTAGACGTTGGCGCTATTATGAACTCATGGCTCGAACAACCAGGTTATCCAGTGGTAACGGCCAAAGTCGTTGACGGACAATTAACGCTTAACCAACAACAATTCTTTATCGGTGAAGGCCAAGAAGTCGGCCGTCAATGGCAAATTCCATTGAAGAGCAACTATGCGGCGGCACCATTATTGATGACTGACCGCGAATTAGTACTTGGTGATTACGCCCAATTACGTGCCGCTAATGGTCAGCCGTTCCGCTTAAATGTGGGTAATGAATCACACTTCATCGTTAACTACGATCAAACGCTATTCGATGATATTTTAAAAGATAGTGCTGAAATGACACCAATCGCACAACTCCAATTGCTACAGGATTTGCGTTTATTGGCTGAAGGCCGTCAAATTAATTACGCCGATGTGGTCCCAGTGTTAGCCCCATTTGCTAAGAGTGATTCAAATGTCGTAGCGGAAGCCCTTTATACGGTTGCGGGTAACTTGAAGAAGTTTGTCACCGCCGGGGAGACGAGTGAACAACACTTGCGGGCTTTCTTCGATCAATTGAGTAGCGCACAAGTCGCCCGCTTAGGCTGGACCATTCAACCAACGGATACTAATGATGATCAATTGATGCGGCCAACAGTTTTAAGTGCAGCCTTGTATGCTAAGAATCAAGCAGCGATCGATGCGGCGCACACATTATTCCAAGCTAACCAAGATCAGTTGGCAACTTTACCAGCTGCTATTCGGGTACTAGTCTTGATGAATGAAGTCCAAAACTTTGGTAACGCTGCGCTTTATAGTCAACTCTTAAAGGCTTATCGTCAAACGAGCGATGCCAGCTATAAGAATGACTTGAGCGCCGCCTTAACACGCACGACTGATCCTGAATTAATCACCACTTTAATTAGTAAATTTGAAGATGCCGGTACAATTAAACCGCAAGATTTACGGGCTTGGTTCCGGGGGTTACTCGCTAACGACGCGAGTCAACAAGCCACTTGGGATTGGATTCGCAATGATTGGCAATGGCTAGAAGAGACAGTCGGTGGTGATATGGAATTTACAACTTATATCACATCAATCGCTGCAGTCTTCAAGACGCCAGAACGCTTAGCGGAATTCAAAGCCTTTTTCGAACCTAAATTAGACACCCCAGGCTTAACCCGGGAAATAACGATGGATATGAAGGTCATCGAAAGTCGCGTGGCCTTGATTGAAAGTGAAAAAGAAAAGGTTAATGCGGCAATTGCACAACAAATTTAA
- a CDS encoding transcriptional regulator — protein MKAVINMTNETQEIMALFAKLVQSRYFVASAWMTVGKERRRDFMNTKGKSRLLNLLVAKDGLTNAEITELLDIRPSSVSLQVKALEEDGYVTRQASAADKRVSLIFITDKGRDSIEKGDLETDKLSETILAGLSESEINELRAILTKITNNVQESRFDAAFFEHGHQMRHQNHGDWNHSRFPW, from the coding sequence ATGAAAGCAGTGATCAATATGACAAATGAAACACAAGAAATCATGGCGTTGTTCGCTAAACTTGTTCAATCACGGTATTTTGTGGCATCGGCATGGATGACGGTCGGTAAAGAAAGACGGCGTGATTTTATGAATACGAAGGGTAAATCACGATTATTAAATCTATTGGTTGCTAAAGATGGGCTAACGAATGCTGAAATTACAGAATTACTAGATATTCGTCCTAGTTCAGTGAGCTTGCAAGTCAAGGCACTTGAAGAAGATGGCTATGTTACACGCCAAGCATCAGCAGCCGACAAGCGCGTTTCCCTCATTTTTATTACCGATAAAGGGCGGGACTCAATTGAAAAAGGTGATTTGGAAACCGATAAATTATCAGAAACGATTCTGGCTGGTTTAAGTGAATCTGAAATCAATGAATTACGGGCGATCTTAACGAAAATTACCAATAATGTACAAGAATCACGTTTTGATGCAGCCTTTTTTGAACACGGGCATCAGATGCGTCATCAAAATCACGGCGATTGGAATCATTCACGATTCCCTTGGTAG